The Hymenobacter baengnokdamensis genome includes a region encoding these proteins:
- a CDS encoding LamG-like jellyroll fold domain-containing protein, translating to MTLYSRPWHVSVAQNLPPDNPSDDLNRNWTLERSFDGNGQVVAESKQFTDGLGRATQAQARNAATQQVFAAQTIYSTGGQPVLQTLAAPINNQSFAYQETFVTATVNGQSTPYGPTHFEDAPANTPRAVDATAPGTLGYYYSQLNSQEPLTPITSYPYSLVEPYKGPLGGTKRAASPGDELHMGKGREAKGRDFLVRKEFDDYLALRPYFIPGSPLTTLEYQALKSVSVNADGRESIVVSNKEGQALVSCLSGPQYPARPFFGFISSEATNGFDTNAPAYEDIHIPAAGAQDVKFTMGKNYLAGGRVLVQNLISEDTISYRIAGKLDGSEPELHITLDPGFYRFVSVTGTQWCYYELHYGNLSYSYYDDAGRVVATVAPNGLAAETKKAPKPVEGAVGYWPLNEGSGASVADGSGNNLTGTLQNQPTWSTDGPPGSSGSLLFDGQSSYVQVASAPAVCMSTTMSMEAWIYPTSNANGIILNKENEYELARFPDGSIQWAFQNTVPGWNWVSTGISAPLNQWSRISLTYNNGEIRAYLNGQQVGGAYAGSGAIDPNATYAGTDFRIGGRTALSQFFQGAIAEVRVWNTVHPPSPQLSPPSPGGVTFLTRTTYDTSGRLLATESNDEGRSEYVYAQDGRIRFSQSALQRPAGRFSFSNYDEIGRVVESGEYTPGAGTATVFENHLTATPAATSVLQPALLEERMPTNSLAAANCAQRNRVWYDLPFDGSVGSQGLDSQLGGRQQQFVVGAVAKTQNDNVTTWYSYDELGRVTWVVQDIVGVGVKTLDYQYDFSGNVLQVAYQKQQSDSFYHYYSYDAAQRLTTVYTGTDGLTRTLQAQYSYYLHGPLKRVQVAGNLQGVDYVYTLQGTLKSINHATAALEPGQDSPATNGVYKDLFALTLEYFSGDYRSSSLDVPAPSLPGTSVADRFDGTIRSASWRTGASADIQRLAYTYDEKSQLQNSTYSNWQLLNKAYQLNGASTNSFQEGGLRYDPNGNLQSLRRTNQVGAVTDNFSYTYKPNTNQLAEVHTGSSSGSTVLDYDYDELGQMTRQRDEQGQRYFTYDVTGKTTGVYLDLAHQQPVVTFAYDDRGFRVRQTVYPAGGQLPRPPTTCVMWLVISSPCMPSRPRWRHCCVRRCPCTAPAGWAR from the coding sequence ATGACGCTATACTCCCGGCCCTGGCATGTGTCGGTTGCCCAGAATCTTCCCCCTGATAATCCCAGTGACGATTTGAATCGGAACTGGACGCTGGAGCGCAGCTTCGACGGCAATGGCCAGGTAGTCGCCGAAAGCAAGCAGTTTACCGATGGCCTGGGTCGCGCTACCCAGGCGCAAGCCCGTAACGCCGCCACGCAGCAGGTGTTTGCCGCGCAGACCATCTACAGTACGGGGGGCCAGCCCGTGCTGCAAACCCTGGCTGCCCCGATTAACAATCAGAGCTTTGCCTACCAGGAAACCTTTGTAACGGCTACCGTCAACGGACAATCTACGCCCTACGGACCGACTCATTTTGAGGACGCCCCTGCCAATACGCCTAGGGCGGTAGATGCCACGGCCCCTGGTACGCTAGGTTACTACTACAGCCAGCTTAACAGTCAGGAACCGCTCACGCCCATTACCAGCTATCCCTATAGCCTGGTTGAGCCCTACAAGGGACCACTCGGGGGCACCAAGCGCGCCGCTAGTCCGGGCGACGAGCTGCACATGGGTAAGGGCCGCGAGGCAAAAGGCCGTGACTTTCTCGTGCGCAAGGAGTTCGACGACTACCTCGCGCTGCGGCCCTATTTTATTCCGGGCAGCCCGCTGACTACCCTCGAATATCAGGCGCTGAAATCGGTTAGTGTCAACGCCGATGGCCGCGAGAGTATCGTTGTGAGCAATAAAGAGGGGCAAGCGCTGGTCAGTTGCCTGAGCGGCCCCCAGTACCCGGCCCGGCCCTTCTTTGGCTTTATCAGCTCCGAGGCCACCAATGGCTTCGATACGAACGCCCCGGCCTACGAGGATATTCATATTCCGGCAGCGGGCGCGCAGGATGTGAAATTCACGATGGGCAAGAATTATCTGGCTGGGGGCCGGGTCCTGGTCCAGAATTTAATAAGCGAGGATACCATTAGCTACCGGATTGCGGGAAAACTAGACGGCAGCGAGCCGGAACTACATATTACGCTCGACCCCGGCTTTTACCGCTTCGTTTCCGTTACGGGGACGCAGTGGTGCTATTACGAACTTCATTACGGTAACCTGAGCTATAGCTACTACGACGACGCAGGGCGCGTAGTCGCCACGGTAGCCCCCAACGGCCTGGCCGCCGAAACGAAAAAAGCGCCGAAGCCCGTGGAGGGAGCCGTGGGGTACTGGCCCCTAAATGAGGGCAGTGGAGCTTCGGTAGCGGACGGGTCCGGCAATAACCTAACGGGAACCCTGCAAAACCAGCCCACCTGGAGTACGGATGGGCCACCCGGCAGCAGCGGCAGCCTGCTCTTTGACGGCCAGTCCAGCTACGTGCAGGTTGCCAGCGCACCAGCCGTGTGCATGAGTACTACTATGAGTATGGAGGCCTGGATTTATCCGACCAGCAATGCCAATGGCATTATTCTCAATAAGGAAAACGAGTACGAGCTGGCGCGCTTTCCGGATGGCTCCATCCAGTGGGCGTTCCAGAACACGGTGCCTGGCTGGAATTGGGTAAGCACGGGAATTAGCGCGCCGCTCAACCAGTGGTCACGCATCAGTCTTACCTACAACAATGGCGAGATTCGGGCGTATCTGAATGGCCAGCAGGTAGGGGGGGCGTATGCCGGCAGCGGGGCGATTGATCCAAACGCGACCTACGCGGGGACAGACTTTCGAATAGGGGGACGTACGGCATTAAGTCAATTTTTTCAGGGGGCCATTGCCGAAGTACGGGTCTGGAATACGGTTCATCCGCCTTCGCCGCAGCTCAGCCCGCCAAGCCCGGGCGGGGTAACGTTTCTGACCCGCACTACCTACGACACGAGTGGGCGCTTGCTGGCGACGGAAAGCAACGACGAGGGCCGCTCGGAATACGTCTATGCCCAGGATGGGCGCATTCGCTTCTCGCAAAGTGCCTTGCAACGCCCAGCTGGTCGCTTCTCCTTTTCCAACTACGATGAAATAGGCCGGGTAGTGGAGTCGGGCGAGTATACCCCTGGCGCGGGCACTGCCACTGTTTTTGAGAACCACCTCACTGCAACGCCGGCGGCCACCAGTGTACTGCAGCCGGCCCTGCTCGAAGAGCGGATGCCAACCAATAGCCTGGCTGCGGCCAATTGTGCCCAGCGTAACCGCGTGTGGTATGACCTGCCCTTTGACGGCAGCGTTGGTAGCCAAGGGTTGGATAGTCAATTGGGTGGCCGTCAGCAGCAGTTTGTGGTAGGCGCCGTGGCCAAAACGCAGAACGACAACGTCACAACCTGGTACAGCTACGACGAGCTGGGCCGCGTGACGTGGGTCGTGCAGGACATTGTCGGGGTCGGGGTGAAAACACTCGACTACCAGTATGATTTCAGCGGCAACGTGTTGCAGGTGGCCTATCAAAAGCAGCAGTCCGATAGCTTCTACCACTACTATAGCTACGACGCCGCCCAGCGCCTGACGACGGTCTACACGGGTACGGACGGGCTCACCCGCACCCTCCAGGCCCAGTACAGCTACTACCTGCACGGCCCGCTGAAGCGGGTGCAGGTAGCGGGCAATCTGCAGGGCGTGGACTACGTGTATACCCTACAGGGAACCCTCAAAAGTATTAACCATGCTACGGCGGCGCTCGAGCCGGGACAGGATTCCCCCGCTACCAACGGGGTGTATAAAGACCTGTTTGCCCTCACCCTGGAATACTTCAGCGGCGACTACCGTAGTAGCAGCCTCGACGTTCCTGCCCCCTCCTTGCCCGGGACCAGCGTGGCTGACCGCTTCGACGGCACTATCCGTAGCGCCAGTTGGCGGACGGGTGCCAGCGCCGATATTCAGCGCCTGGCCTACACCTACGATGAGAAAAGCCAGCTCCAAAACTCGACTTATAGCAACTGGCAACTACTCAATAAGGCCTACCAGTTGAATGGCGCCTCGACCAACAGTTTTCAGGAGGGCGGCCTGCGCTACGACCCGAACGGCAATCTGCAGTCGCTGCGGCGTACCAATCAGGTGGGGGCCGTCACCGATAACTTCAGCTACACCTACAAGCCCAATACGAATCAACTCGCGGAAGTCCACACGGGCAGCTCCAGCGGCAGCACGGTGTTGGATTATGACTACGACGAGCTGGGCCAAATGACCCGGCAGCGGGACGAGCAGGGGCAGCGCTATTTCACCTACGATGTGACGGGTAAAACGACGGGTGTGTACCTCGACCTGGCCCACCAGCAGCCGGTGGTCACGTTTGCCTACGATGACCGTGGCTTCCGTGTGCGCCAGACGGTGTACCCGGCCGGGGGGCAGCTGCCTCGACCACCTACTACGTGCGTGATGTGGCTGGTAATATCCTCTCCGTGTATGCCCAGCCGACCCCGGTGGCGGCACTGCTGCGTACGGAGGTGCCCGTGTACGGCTCCGGCCGGCTGGGCACGCTGA
- a CDS encoding RHS repeat-associated core domain-containing protein — MAGNILSVYAQPTPVAALLRTEVPVYGSGRLGTLTHLDNGSDDYRYELTDQVGNARVIFHRPTTTVQVETMELNQVPLQAVFLNDDLYRVAVSGAPSGNFVARLTDSQPAGQELKRVLTVTRGDTITFSALGQWKQNAAAGGTSATPFILAGAGAGVNSLSQRGADGQGTTYPTNSPNWLSLLSVGLGFTLGQSTQPATLGATSLEGWIKYRVLDAQGNPMLDTQGHPLAGVDYLLGTGQWEYLQTAVRVPQNGTIEVTAGTSGTGEAVYFDNLRVEQTGGLIVQEQHQYTFGAPLPGLSYTVGNKRYRYGYQGQYAEHDSLTGFDSFELRMYNSRVGRWLSYDPEGQYSSPYVGMGNNPISRIDPTGGLDGGGIGGFFSRLFNGGEAVALNTVSVSATQADVAAAWASVGQRLVTASSHSIIGILGRAVGVLGDAIAAPGREQMLAQQRKSYFEANIRSTREAEAHGISDDLLHLSYKFNRLAAFRGPIGGTIPGIEFMSVGGELGAITVLGEDALTIRNKGRLLPEQGVHQVLVHGEYNVVRISNVTPMTAQELSDYLTANGHVPGTPIRLIACYTGGDVTGVAAQLAEHIHAPVTAPLNRVVVLQGGRLFTEDGIWRTFFPDGTFIKVPAP; from the coding sequence GTGGCTGGTAATATCCTCTCCGTGTATGCCCAGCCGACCCCGGTGGCGGCACTGCTGCGTACGGAGGTGCCCGTGTACGGCTCCGGCCGGCTGGGCACGCTGACCCACCTGGATAACGGGAGCGACGACTACCGCTACGAGCTGACTGACCAGGTGGGCAATGCGCGCGTGATTTTCCATCGCCCTACCACCACCGTACAGGTGGAGACGATGGAGCTGAACCAGGTACCCCTTCAAGCTGTCTTCCTGAACGATGACCTCTACCGGGTGGCCGTGAGCGGCGCTCCGAGCGGAAACTTTGTGGCCCGCCTGACGGACTCGCAGCCTGCCGGCCAGGAGCTCAAGCGGGTGCTGACAGTCACCCGAGGCGACACCATTACGTTCTCCGCCCTGGGCCAATGGAAGCAGAATGCCGCCGCCGGGGGCACCAGCGCCACGCCCTTTATCCTAGCCGGCGCGGGGGCTGGGGTCAATTCGCTCTCGCAGCGCGGGGCGGATGGCCAAGGAACAACCTACCCCACGAACTCGCCGAACTGGCTCTCGCTGCTCTCCGTAGGGCTGGGCTTCACCCTGGGCCAGAGTACGCAACCAGCTACCCTAGGAGCTACTTCGCTGGAAGGCTGGATTAAATACCGGGTGCTGGATGCGCAAGGCAACCCCATGCTGGATACGCAAGGCCATCCCCTGGCCGGCGTCGATTACCTGCTCGGCACGGGGCAGTGGGAATACTTGCAAACTGCCGTGCGCGTGCCCCAGAACGGTACCATCGAAGTGACGGCCGGCACCTCGGGCACGGGCGAAGCGGTGTACTTTGATAACCTGCGGGTGGAGCAGACCGGCGGCCTCATCGTGCAGGAGCAGCACCAGTATACCTTTGGAGCGCCCCTGCCGGGCTTGAGTTACACCGTGGGCAACAAGCGCTACCGCTACGGTTATCAAGGGCAGTATGCTGAGCATGATAGCCTAACGGGCTTTGATAGCTTTGAGTTGCGTATGTACAACAGCCGAGTTGGGCGCTGGCTCAGCTACGACCCGGAAGGGCAGTATAGCTCGCCTTATGTAGGTATGGGCAACAACCCTATTTCAAGAATTGACCCAACAGGAGGACTAGATGGAGGTGGCATTGGTGGTTTTTTCAGCCGACTATTTAATGGAGGTGAAGCCGTAGCCTTGAACACTGTTTCAGTATCGGCTACTCAGGCTGATGTAGCAGCAGCTTGGGCATCTGTTGGTCAGAGATTAGTAACGGCCTCGAGCCATTCTATAATAGGAATATTAGGCAGGGCTGTGGGTGTATTAGGTGACGCTATTGCTGCTCCTGGTAGAGAACAAATGCTTGCTCAGCAAAGAAAGAGCTATTTTGAGGCTAATATCAGGTCTACACGAGAAGCTGAAGCCCATGGTATTAGTGACGATTTATTACATTTATCATACAAGTTTAATAGATTGGCTGCTTTTCGAGGCCCAATTGGGGGGACCATACCTGGTATCGAATTCATGAGTGTGGGGGGTGAACTAGGCGCTATAACAGTACTAGGAGAAGATGCGCTTACTATACGCAATAAAGGCCGACTTTTACCAGAACAAGGTGTTCACCAAGTTTTAGTTCATGGGGAGTATAATGTTGTTCGGATAAGCAATGTAACTCCTATGACTGCCCAAGAATTAAGTGATTATTTAACAGCAAACGGCCATGTCCCAGGCACGCCTATAAGATTAATAGCGTGCTATACTGGTGGCGATGTTACAGGTGTTGCTGCT